In one window of Nesterenkonia sandarakina DNA:
- a CDS encoding heme o synthase: MTQQTSVARTGDSAARAASAAQGAADEQPQWRRKVAAYWSLTKPRVIELLLVTTLPTMFFAQQGVPDFWLALATLVGGAMAAGSAGAFNCYIDRDMDKLMNRTKKRPLVTGELSPREALIFASVLGAAAIAVLWFGTNPLAAGLGAAAIFFYVVVYTMILKRRTEQNIIWGGIAGCFPVVIAWAAVRETLEWPAVVLFVIIFLWTPPHYWPLSMKYRTDYQTADVPMLGAVATAQTVSVQVVLYAWATVMCSLLLIPLGWAGITYTAFALVSGAWFIYEAHVLHRQAEDGTLTDKKAMKVFHLSILYLTLLFIGLWVDPFIGSPLMG; the protein is encoded by the coding sequence GTGACCCAACAGACTTCTGTCGCCCGAACCGGCGATTCTGCAGCCCGAGCAGCCTCTGCTGCCCAAGGCGCGGCGGACGAGCAGCCGCAGTGGCGACGCAAGGTGGCCGCCTACTGGTCGCTGACCAAACCGCGCGTCATCGAGCTGCTGCTGGTCACCACCCTGCCCACGATGTTCTTCGCTCAGCAGGGAGTTCCGGACTTCTGGCTGGCCCTGGCCACACTGGTCGGCGGTGCCATGGCGGCTGGTTCCGCCGGTGCCTTCAACTGCTATATCGATCGCGATATGGACAAGCTGATGAACCGGACCAAGAAGCGTCCGTTGGTGACGGGGGAGCTCAGTCCACGGGAGGCGCTGATCTTCGCCTCGGTCCTGGGCGCCGCCGCGATCGCGGTCCTCTGGTTCGGGACCAATCCGCTGGCGGCCGGTCTCGGGGCTGCCGCCATCTTCTTCTACGTCGTGGTCTATACGATGATTCTGAAGCGACGGACCGAGCAGAACATCATCTGGGGCGGTATCGCCGGATGCTTCCCGGTGGTCATCGCCTGGGCTGCGGTTCGCGAGACCCTCGAATGGCCCGCTGTGGTGCTGTTCGTGATCATCTTCCTGTGGACCCCGCCGCACTACTGGCCGCTGTCGATGAAGTATCGGACGGACTACCAGACTGCGGATGTCCCGATGCTGGGCGCCGTGGCCACAGCGCAGACGGTCTCGGTCCAGGTGGTGCTCTACGCCTGGGCGACCGTGATGTGCTCGCTTCTGCTGATCCCGCTGGGCTGGGCCGGGATCACCTACACCGCGTTCGCGCTGGTCTCAGGAGCATGGTTCATCTATGAGGCTCACGTGCTGCATCGGCAGGCTGAGGACGGCACGCTCACGGACAAGAAGGCCATGAAGGTCTTCCACCTCTCGATCCTCTACCTCACCCTGCTCTTCATCGGGCTCTGGGTGGACCCCTTCATCGGGTCCCCCCTGATGGGCTGA